A part of Geothrix oryzae genomic DNA contains:
- a CDS encoding S41 family peptidase yields the protein MSLRITPLAVFATASAVTCAWAQSPQALIAEANRDYAAKRYAQAATTYLRIFELDPAEPSFAYNAACCQALLGQADAAFQSLERAVAAGFANADGAARDTDLAPLRMDARWDGLLARMRDRGLRERAFWDSSAMATGYRESLSEDERIAGLSRFWSEVKFNFVDTDRLDALGWDGLYLRYLPKVRSAASTAAYYRVLAELCAQLKDGHTNIYPAPEVREVHGAQPLLRTQLVAGRVLVTQVEDAALKAQGVKPGVEVVTVDGKPVKAYAESALAPFQSASTPQDLETRIYTYAFLAGPLGETPKVGFRDESGRAFELPVPRVPGAIRRKEMPQEPPFTLKMLPGQVAHVTLSTFGTAATADQFMEAFPQIAAAKALILDVRTNGGGNSSVGYRILATLAKEPFFGTAWATRDYKPTFRAWERPRQVHRQNPSPMPPDETRHFAGPVVVLTSPATYSAAEDFSVAFVAMKRGLVIGEPTGGSTGQPLFIRLPGGGSARICTKRDTFPDGKPFVGVGVQPDRLVHPRVEDFRQGRDTVLEAALGELTRQIGARP from the coding sequence ATGTCCCTTCGAATCACGCCCCTGGCCGTTTTCGCCACAGCCTCCGCCGTAACCTGCGCATGGGCCCAGTCCCCCCAGGCCCTGATCGCCGAAGCGAACCGGGATTATGCCGCGAAGCGGTACGCACAGGCCGCCACGACCTACCTTCGGATCTTCGAACTGGATCCGGCGGAGCCCAGCTTCGCCTACAACGCCGCCTGCTGCCAGGCGCTGCTGGGCCAGGCCGATGCGGCCTTCCAGAGCCTGGAGCGTGCCGTCGCGGCGGGCTTCGCCAATGCCGACGGCGCCGCCCGCGACACCGACCTCGCCCCTCTTCGCATGGATGCGCGCTGGGACGGGCTCCTGGCGCGGATGCGCGACCGGGGTCTGCGGGAACGCGCCTTCTGGGATTCCTCCGCCATGGCTACGGGCTACCGGGAAAGCCTCAGCGAAGACGAGCGCATCGCCGGGCTCTCCCGCTTCTGGTCCGAGGTGAAGTTCAACTTCGTGGACACGGACCGGCTGGACGCCCTCGGCTGGGACGGGCTCTACCTCCGCTATCTGCCGAAGGTCCGGTCCGCCGCCAGCACCGCCGCCTACTACCGCGTACTCGCCGAGCTCTGCGCCCAGCTGAAGGACGGCCACACCAACATCTACCCCGCCCCCGAGGTCCGGGAGGTCCACGGGGCCCAGCCCCTCCTGCGCACCCAGCTCGTGGCGGGCCGGGTCCTGGTCACCCAGGTGGAGGATGCCGCCCTGAAGGCCCAGGGCGTCAAACCAGGGGTCGAGGTGGTCACCGTGGATGGGAAACCGGTGAAGGCCTATGCGGAGAGCGCCCTCGCCCCCTTCCAGAGCGCGTCCACGCCTCAGGATCTGGAGACCCGGATCTACACCTACGCCTTCCTGGCGGGCCCCCTCGGGGAGACCCCGAAGGTGGGCTTCCGGGATGAATCGGGCCGCGCCTTCGAACTGCCCGTGCCCCGGGTCCCCGGCGCCATCCGCCGCAAGGAGATGCCCCAGGAGCCGCCGTTCACCCTGAAGATGCTGCCAGGGCAGGTGGCCCATGTGACCCTCAGCACCTTCGGCACGGCCGCCACCGCGGACCAGTTCATGGAGGCCTTCCCCCAGATCGCCGCCGCCAAGGCCCTGATCCTCGATGTGCGCACCAACGGCGGCGGCAATTCCAGCGTGGGCTACCGGATCCTCGCCACCCTCGCGAAAGAGCCCTTCTTCGGCACCGCATGGGCCACCCGCGACTACAAGCCGACCTTCCGGGCCTGGGAGCGGCCCCGGCAGGTCCACCGCCAGAACCCGAGCCCCATGCCCCCTGACGAAACCCGGCACTTCGCCGGCCCCGTCGTGGTGCTCACCAGCCCCGCCACCTACTCCGCCGCCGAGGACTTCTCCGTGGCCTTCGTGGCCATGAAGCGCGGCCTCGTCATCGGGGAACCGACCGGCGGGAGCACGGGCCAACCTCTCTTCATCCGGCTGCCGGGCGGGGGCAGCGCCCGGATCTGCACCAAGCGGGATACCTTTCCCGACGGCAAGCCTTTCGTCGGCGTGGGCGTCCAGCCCGACCGCCTGGTGCACCCCCGGGTGGAGGACTTCCGCCAGGGCCGCGACACGGTGCTGGAGGCGGCCCTGGGCGAGCTGACCCGGCAGATCGGGGCGCGCCCCTGA
- a CDS encoding YebC/PmpR family DNA-binding transcriptional regulator, whose amino-acid sequence MSGHSKWSTIKHKKGAADAKRGKVFTKILKEITVAARLGGGDVASNPRLRLAVDQAKGSNMPKDNWERAIKKGTGELEGVTYEEVVYEAYGPGGVAIMVEAMTDNKNRTTPEVRSYFTKFGGELGAQGSVAYLFSKQGQIVVESEVSEDTIVEVALEAGADDVINEGEAWVIKTSPEAYQAVKDAVDAAKLPVIEAKIIMAPSTSTALEGSKLTSFLKLVDLLEDNDDVQNVWHNADYEEPED is encoded by the coding sequence ATGTCAGGCCACAGCAAATGGTCCACCATCAAGCACAAGAAGGGCGCCGCGGATGCCAAGCGGGGCAAGGTCTTCACGAAGATCCTCAAGGAGATCACCGTGGCCGCCCGCCTCGGCGGCGGCGATGTGGCCAGCAATCCGCGTCTCCGCCTCGCGGTGGATCAGGCCAAGGGCAGCAACATGCCCAAGGACAACTGGGAACGCGCCATCAAGAAGGGCACCGGCGAACTCGAAGGCGTGACCTATGAGGAAGTGGTCTACGAGGCCTACGGTCCGGGCGGCGTGGCCATCATGGTCGAGGCCATGACGGACAACAAGAACCGCACCACGCCCGAAGTCCGCAGCTACTTCACCAAGTTCGGCGGGGAGCTGGGCGCTCAGGGCTCCGTGGCCTACCTGTTCAGCAAGCAGGGCCAGATCGTGGTGGAGTCCGAGGTTTCTGAAGACACCATCGTGGAAGTGGCCCTGGAGGCCGGCGCCGACGATGTCATCAACGAGGGGGAGGCCTGGGTCATCAAGACCAGCCCCGAGGCCTACCAGGCCGTCAAGGATGCCGTGGACGCCGCCAAGCTCCCCGTCATCGAGGCCAAGATCATCATGGCCCCCAGCACCAGCACCGCCCTCGAGGGCTCCAAGCTCACCAGCTTCCTCAAGCTTGTGGATCTGCTCGAAGACAACGACGATGTGCAGAATGTGTGGCACAACGCCGACTACGAGGAACCCGAAGACTGA
- a CDS encoding tetratricopeptide repeat protein: MINLLLGLGAALAVILLSSLLSIKLWISVPIGILAGAGLFIWQGRKVQQELEKIFTRAGELLKKQQFEKAIEVMKEGYRFSSKQFLVKGSIDGQIGVVQYLRKKNEEAEPLLASASMQHYIAKAMLGILQWKRGEKKKAKETFNLALKSGKKESLLYAVYAYMLVEMGERDRAIEVLNQGLGICKGDERLITNRNLLQNGKALKMKVYGEQWYQFLLERPMLRQEAPPFARVSRRALRG, from the coding sequence GTGATCAACCTCCTGCTCGGCCTGGGCGCCGCCCTTGCCGTGATCCTGCTGTCCAGCCTGCTGAGCATCAAGCTCTGGATCAGCGTGCCCATCGGCATCCTCGCGGGCGCCGGTCTCTTCATCTGGCAGGGGCGCAAGGTCCAGCAGGAGCTCGAGAAGATCTTCACCCGCGCCGGTGAGCTGCTGAAGAAGCAGCAATTCGAGAAGGCCATCGAGGTCATGAAGGAGGGCTACCGGTTCTCCTCCAAGCAGTTCCTCGTGAAGGGCAGCATCGACGGTCAGATCGGCGTGGTGCAGTACCTCCGCAAGAAGAATGAGGAGGCCGAGCCGCTCCTGGCCTCAGCCTCCATGCAGCACTACATCGCCAAGGCCATGCTGGGCATCCTCCAGTGGAAGCGCGGCGAGAAGAAGAAGGCCAAGGAAACCTTCAACCTGGCCCTCAAATCCGGCAAGAAGGAGAGCCTCCTCTACGCCGTCTACGCCTACATGCTGGTGGAGATGGGCGAACGCGACCGGGCCATCGAGGTCCTCAACCAGGGGCTCGGCATCTGCAAGGGCGACGAGCGCCTCATCACCAACCGGAACCTGCTGCAGAACGGCAAGGCCCTCAAGATGAAGGTCTACGGCGAGCAGTGGTACCAGTTCCTCCTCGAGCGCCCCATGCTCCGCCAGGAGGCCCCGCCCTTCGCCCGGGTGTCGCGCCGGGCGCTACGAGGTTGA
- the ybeY gene encoding rRNA maturation RNase YbeY, producing MNQNHPPFLVDWSSRSKMRGPGEQSLGKLLQSLRDRLAPESQGVSLTYVDDRGMRKLNREHRGKNMTTDVLSFPSSVEKGAFPHLGDIVISLPTAEKMAKKFGVSRRREVETLVIHGFLHLCGYDHEKDHGEMMELQAQLERELLEVEPLAMSLKRGRKPGSKVKKLKDGSRVVVTGRAAAALVRRERVKKEKKVKVRKTVKPKEVAAKRGPGRPRKEAVAPPPVKRMVRRRKAAPSRSGVIS from the coding sequence ATGAATCAGAACCATCCGCCCTTTCTGGTCGACTGGTCGAGCCGGAGCAAAATGCGCGGGCCCGGCGAGCAGTCTCTCGGCAAGCTCCTTCAAAGCCTTCGAGATCGCCTCGCTCCGGAATCCCAAGGTGTATCGCTGACTTATGTCGATGATCGCGGCATGAGAAAACTCAATCGCGAACACCGCGGAAAAAACATGACCACCGATGTGCTGAGCTTCCCCTCCAGCGTGGAGAAGGGCGCCTTCCCGCACCTTGGCGACATCGTCATCAGCCTGCCCACCGCCGAGAAAATGGCCAAGAAATTCGGAGTGAGCCGCCGCCGAGAAGTGGAGACCCTGGTGATCCACGGCTTCCTCCATCTCTGCGGCTACGATCACGAAAAAGATCACGGCGAGATGATGGAACTTCAGGCGCAGCTCGAGCGGGAACTCCTCGAAGTCGAGCCCCTGGCTATGAGCCTCAAGCGGGGCCGCAAGCCCGGCAGCAAGGTCAAGAAGCTCAAGGACGGCAGCCGCGTGGTGGTCACCGGCCGGGCCGCCGCGGCCCTGGTCCGCCGCGAACGGGTGAAGAAGGAGAAGAAGGTCAAGGTTCGCAAGACGGTCAAGCCCAAGGAAGTCGCCGCGAAGCGGGGTCCCGGCCGGCCGCGGAAGGAGGCCGTCGCCCCGCCTCCGGTGAAGCGGATGGTCCGTCGGCGGAAGGCGGCTCCGTCGCGCAGCGGCGTGATCTCGTAA
- a CDS encoding 16S rRNA (guanine(527)-N(7))-methyltransferase RsmG: MEPRLPAALNAPLGRFLVLLDRWNRTHALTALPPGERREELLLDAAILLPFLEALPPGARVADLGTGMGCPAIVLALARPDLEILAVDASTKKLAFVRQAALELPVPNLKAVHGRLEELPPLGADLGTAKALGALGQLAGWWGRHGKAGSPFLALKGPEWAQEPLPAGWLATPHPYGLPTRGQRVVVELRQAAQPS, encoded by the coding sequence ATGGAGCCTCGCCTTCCCGCTGCCCTCAATGCCCCTCTGGGACGCTTCCTGGTCCTCCTGGACCGCTGGAACCGGACCCATGCCCTGACGGCCCTGCCCCCAGGTGAGCGCCGGGAGGAACTGTTGCTGGACGCGGCGATCCTCCTGCCTTTCCTGGAGGCCCTGCCTCCCGGGGCCCGGGTTGCAGACCTGGGAACGGGCATGGGTTGCCCGGCGATCGTTCTGGCCTTGGCTCGTCCCGATCTGGAGATCCTCGCCGTCGATGCCTCGACCAAGAAGCTGGCCTTCGTCCGGCAGGCGGCCCTGGAGCTGCCTGTTCCCAACCTGAAGGCGGTCCATGGCCGGCTGGAGGAGCTGCCCCCCTTGGGCGCGGACCTGGGTACGGCCAAGGCTCTGGGGGCCCTGGGTCAGCTGGCGGGTTGGTGGGGCCGGCACGGGAAAGCCGGGAGCCCCTTCCTGGCCCTCAAGGGACCCGAATGGGCCCAGGAGCCCCTGCCGGCGGGGTGGTTGGCCACCCCCCATCCCTACGGGCTCCCCACCCGGGGGCAGCGGGTCGTGGTGGAGCTGAGACAGGCGGCCCAGCCCTCTTGA
- a CDS encoding LysM peptidoglycan-binding domain-containing protein, producing the protein MHQPYRLHVGRLRFLLAAPGLAVALALAPGLHAQEATPGTIKVETHSSKWDYPKELKVPEGSRTHIVQKGDTLWDLSGKYLGNPYAWPQIWELNQWIKDPHWIYPGDPLIIDLTRAVATAGSVPDSVSNLQPDQRRLDSSALRRPELAFAFQDFIQLPFLAPQGAEAHYKSQGAFTLTSNRREDRRLLLEGETVYMNGGSEQGVKVGDRFLVLKTVARKLVHPTASKRHLGDVVQQVGVVRVITVQNKGSVATIERCLDGVEVGDHLVRFTEPANIPLQLRTDTGDPVKVAPGAAVVVFARDEHQHTAAGDMIIVDKGGNDGLKVGDVLLAVRVKTFPVGPDDDKKGATETTTHYLGQVIVVRTEAQTATCRVLRSNEEIRMGDTLTR; encoded by the coding sequence ATGCACCAGCCCTATCGCCTGCATGTCGGTCGGCTGCGCTTCCTCTTGGCCGCGCCTGGGCTCGCCGTGGCCTTGGCCCTCGCCCCGGGCCTCCATGCCCAGGAAGCCACCCCTGGCACAATCAAGGTCGAGACCCATAGCTCGAAATGGGATTATCCCAAGGAGCTCAAGGTTCCCGAAGGCTCCCGGACCCACATCGTCCAGAAGGGCGACACCCTGTGGGACCTGTCCGGCAAATACCTAGGCAATCCCTACGCCTGGCCCCAGATCTGGGAACTGAACCAGTGGATCAAGGATCCGCACTGGATCTACCCTGGCGACCCGCTGATCATCGACCTGACCCGGGCCGTCGCCACGGCGGGCTCCGTCCCTGATTCCGTTTCGAACCTCCAGCCCGACCAGCGGCGCCTGGATTCCAGCGCCCTCCGCCGGCCCGAGTTGGCCTTCGCCTTCCAGGACTTCATCCAGCTGCCCTTCCTGGCCCCCCAGGGCGCCGAGGCCCACTACAAGAGCCAGGGCGCCTTCACCCTGACCTCGAACCGCCGCGAAGACCGCCGCCTCCTCCTCGAGGGCGAGACCGTCTACATGAACGGCGGCAGCGAGCAGGGCGTCAAGGTCGGTGACCGCTTCCTCGTGCTCAAGACCGTGGCCCGCAAGCTCGTGCATCCCACCGCCTCCAAGCGGCACCTGGGGGATGTGGTCCAGCAGGTGGGCGTTGTCCGCGTGATCACCGTCCAGAACAAGGGGTCCGTGGCCACCATCGAGCGCTGCCTCGATGGCGTGGAGGTGGGCGACCACCTCGTCCGCTTCACCGAGCCGGCCAACATCCCCCTTCAGCTCCGGACGGATACGGGCGATCCCGTGAAGGTGGCCCCCGGCGCAGCCGTCGTGGTGTTCGCCCGGGATGAGCATCAGCACACCGCCGCGGGCGACATGATCATCGTGGACAAGGGCGGCAATGACGGGCTGAAGGTGGGCGATGTGCTGCTCGCGGTCCGCGTGAAGACCTTCCCTGTCGGCCCTGACGACGACAAGAAGGGCGCCACGGAGACCACCACCCACTACCTGGGCCAGGTCATCGTGGTCCGCACCGAGGCACAGACGGCCACCTGCCGGGTGCTCCGCTCCAATGAAGAGATCCGGATGGGCGACACCCTCACCCGCTGA
- a CDS encoding PfkB family carbohydrate kinase, producing MSLLVVGSVAFDDLETPFGRREHALGGSATYFSLSASRFHPVRMVAVVGEDFGPEQMRVFSGRPIDLGGLSKVKGLSFHWKGAYGYDLNEAKTLATDLNVFADFKPDLPEAYRESQYLFLGNIDPVLQLDVVRQMAKRPRWIALDTMNYWIRGARPALEAVLKEVDILLVNDAEVRELTHEHSLLKAYRKIQALGPRILVVKRGEYGMALFTPEGHFAAPAYPLENVFDPTGAGDTFAGGFLGYLAWIERTDVTALKHASLVGSVMASFTVEQFSTERLEQITQDEVRNRLALFSDMIRVEDL from the coding sequence ATGAGCTTGCTGGTCGTCGGCAGTGTGGCCTTTGATGATCTGGAGACGCCCTTCGGGCGGCGCGAGCATGCCCTCGGGGGCTCGGCGACCTACTTCTCCCTGAGCGCCAGCCGCTTCCATCCCGTGCGCATGGTCGCCGTGGTGGGCGAGGACTTCGGCCCGGAGCAGATGCGGGTCTTCAGCGGCCGGCCCATCGATCTGGGCGGGCTCTCCAAGGTGAAGGGCCTCAGCTTCCACTGGAAGGGCGCCTACGGCTATGACCTGAACGAGGCCAAGACCCTCGCCACGGATCTCAATGTCTTTGCGGATTTCAAGCCCGATCTGCCCGAGGCCTACCGGGAGTCCCAGTACCTGTTCCTGGGGAACATCGACCCGGTCCTGCAGCTGGATGTGGTGCGCCAGATGGCGAAGCGCCCCCGCTGGATCGCCCTGGACACCATGAACTACTGGATCCGGGGCGCCCGCCCGGCCCTGGAGGCGGTCCTGAAGGAAGTGGACATCCTCCTGGTCAACGATGCCGAGGTGCGCGAACTGACCCACGAACACAGCCTCCTCAAGGCCTACCGGAAAATCCAGGCCCTCGGCCCCCGCATCCTCGTGGTCAAGCGCGGCGAGTATGGGATGGCCCTGTTCACCCCCGAGGGCCACTTCGCCGCCCCCGCCTACCCCCTGGAGAATGTCTTCGACCCCACCGGGGCCGGGGATACCTTTGCCGGCGGGTTCCTGGGCTATCTGGCCTGGATCGAGCGGACGGATGTGACGGCCCTGAAACATGCCTCCCTGGTGGGATCGGTCATGGCCAGCTTCACCGTGGAGCAGTTCTCCACCGAACGCCTGGAGCAGATCACACAGGACGAAGTCCGCAACCGCTTGGCATTATTTTCAGATATGATCCGCGTCGAAGACCTATAA
- a CDS encoding Smr/MutS family protein gives MAWKQDLAKLKQQLAPEDPARPAAKPLPKPVPKPAGPASLDDEDSVFLSAMGLKPAASRPPVKTPLTPAPTVEAPPPLPPTPETFQEALKDLKGLKPMARSLQGQLDREPQVQVPPLSPVQAQNQAPPPLPPPQAPPQPPASPILLVPAPAPMPEQAAPLVPMVVPGPAPAAGATSAPVRFQLAAGMALEVDGMLDLRGHSVPDAVERLKDRLGDGLVLGWRSLQVILGPDPKLHEGLLDLLGSGQVPMVARYAQAPVPMGGSQAWLLYFTPSQPQS, from the coding sequence ATGGCGTGGAAGCAGGATCTGGCGAAGTTGAAACAGCAGTTGGCTCCTGAAGATCCGGCGCGCCCGGCCGCCAAGCCCTTGCCCAAGCCCGTACCCAAACCCGCGGGGCCGGCCAGTCTCGATGACGAAGATTCGGTCTTCCTGTCGGCCATGGGCCTGAAGCCGGCCGCCTCCCGGCCCCCGGTCAAAACGCCCCTGACGCCCGCCCCGACGGTGGAGGCACCCCCGCCCCTCCCCCCCACTCCCGAAACCTTCCAGGAAGCGCTGAAGGACTTGAAGGGTCTGAAGCCCATGGCCCGATCGCTCCAGGGACAGCTGGACCGGGAGCCGCAGGTCCAGGTGCCGCCGCTTTCGCCAGTCCAGGCTCAGAATCAGGCCCCGCCGCCACTCCCGCCGCCCCAGGCCCCGCCTCAGCCGCCCGCCTCCCCGATCCTCCTGGTTCCGGCGCCCGCCCCCATGCCCGAACAGGCCGCCCCCCTCGTTCCCATGGTCGTTCCTGGACCGGCTCCCGCAGCCGGTGCCACCTCGGCCCCGGTCCGGTTCCAGCTGGCGGCGGGCATGGCCCTGGAGGTGGATGGCATGCTGGACCTGCGCGGGCATTCGGTCCCGGACGCCGTGGAGCGCCTGAAGGACCGGCTGGGAGATGGCCTGGTGCTGGGCTGGCGAAGCCTCCAGGTCATCCTGGGGCCCGATCCGAAGCTTCACGAGGGCCTGCTCGACCTGCTGGGCTCGGGCCAGGTTCCCATGGTGGCCCGCTATGCCCAGGCCCCGGTCCCCATGGGCGGAAGCCAAGCCTGGCTGCTGTATTTCACCCCCTCCCAGCCCCAGTCCTGA
- a CDS encoding ABC-F family ATP-binding cassette domain-containing protein, with product MSLGLFQGEKVGLIGRNGAGKSTLFRLLSNDEAPDSGEVVLTQGLRVARLSQEPHFAPGATVRQALEASLADHSLLLARHQQIHETLHGASGAAEARLLDELQSVEHHLERWGWDLTPRLKAAATVWNLDDLDAEVESLSGGWRKRVALAQAWLKEPDVLVLDEPTNHLDPDQVERLEAWLQAYEGALLLITHDRHLLDAVATRMLELEDGALRSYEGGYSDYLLEKSDREFRESRLTEHMQNRLRREMAWLRRGAKARTRKSKLRIQEVLDLKDTVEDRTRLEIRQGLTFAAGGNRSDALIRAEGLRFAYPGGAELLGGLDLSLQRGMRIALLGPNGCGKSTLLKVLLGELEATAGEVVRHPKMAATTISQGRGELDGARSILDNLADRAALVDTGNGTVLAHVYLTRFGFPVDQQARPAATLSGGERNRLLLAKAMLSPADLLVLDEPTNDLDIPTLQNLEEALLGFGGTLLLVSHDRFFLDQVATHTLAWNPAGTPRWELYEGAPSTVRSLREARAAAQEPVKAEASRPAAKADSPRPRKPGLSQKEQRRLAEVEAALDALHARLATVDACLADPSAFLASDGPGHQALRDREAVRAEQEVLELEWLDLEEKRGGA from the coding sequence TTGAGCCTCGGTCTCTTCCAGGGCGAGAAAGTTGGACTCATCGGCCGCAACGGCGCGGGGAAGAGCACGCTCTTCCGCCTGCTTTCGAACGACGAGGCGCCGGATTCCGGCGAGGTGGTCCTCACCCAGGGACTGCGGGTGGCGCGGCTGAGCCAGGAACCCCATTTCGCCCCGGGAGCCACGGTCCGGCAGGCTCTGGAAGCGTCCCTGGCGGACCATTCGCTCCTCCTGGCCCGCCACCAGCAGATCCACGAGACCCTCCACGGCGCCTCCGGGGCGGCCGAGGCCCGTCTTCTTGACGAATTGCAAAGCGTTGAGCACCACCTCGAGCGCTGGGGCTGGGATCTGACCCCCCGCCTCAAGGCCGCGGCCACCGTCTGGAACCTGGACGACCTGGACGCGGAGGTGGAATCCCTGTCCGGCGGCTGGCGCAAGCGGGTGGCCCTGGCCCAGGCTTGGCTCAAGGAACCCGATGTGCTGGTGCTCGACGAGCCCACCAACCACCTGGACCCGGACCAGGTGGAGCGGCTCGAGGCCTGGCTCCAGGCCTATGAAGGCGCCCTGCTCCTCATCACCCACGACCGCCACCTGCTGGACGCCGTGGCCACCCGGATGCTGGAGCTGGAGGACGGTGCCCTCCGCAGCTATGAAGGAGGCTACAGCGACTACCTGCTGGAGAAGTCCGACCGGGAGTTCCGGGAATCGCGCCTCACCGAGCACATGCAGAACCGCCTGCGCCGCGAGATGGCCTGGCTGCGCCGCGGGGCCAAGGCCCGCACCCGCAAGTCCAAGCTCCGCATCCAGGAGGTCCTGGATCTGAAGGACACGGTGGAGGACCGCACCCGCCTGGAGATCCGGCAGGGCCTGACCTTCGCCGCCGGCGGGAACCGGAGCGATGCCCTGATCCGCGCCGAGGGCCTGCGCTTCGCCTACCCCGGAGGGGCCGAGCTGCTGGGCGGCCTGGACCTCTCTCTGCAGCGCGGCATGCGCATCGCCCTGCTGGGCCCCAACGGCTGCGGGAAATCCACCCTCCTCAAGGTGCTGCTCGGGGAGCTGGAGGCCACGGCCGGCGAAGTGGTCCGGCACCCGAAAATGGCCGCCACCACCATCTCCCAGGGGCGGGGCGAGCTGGACGGCGCCCGCAGCATCCTCGACAACCTCGCGGATCGGGCCGCGCTGGTGGACACCGGCAACGGCACCGTCCTGGCCCATGTCTATCTCACCCGGTTCGGCTTCCCCGTGGACCAGCAGGCCCGGCCCGCCGCCACCCTCAGCGGCGGCGAGCGCAACCGCCTCCTGCTGGCCAAGGCCATGCTCAGCCCCGCGGACCTGCTGGTGCTGGACGAACCCACGAACGATCTGGACATCCCCACCCTCCAGAACCTCGAAGAGGCCCTGCTCGGCTTCGGCGGCACCCTGCTGCTGGTGAGCCACGACCGCTTCTTCCTCGACCAGGTGGCCACGCACACCCTGGCCTGGAACCCCGCAGGAACGCCGCGGTGGGAGCTGTACGAGGGAGCCCCCTCCACGGTGCGGAGCCTCCGGGAGGCCCGGGCGGCGGCTCAGGAACCCGTGAAGGCCGAGGCCTCCAGGCCGGCCGCCAAGGCCGATTCGCCCCGGCCCCGGAAGCCCGGTCTGTCCCAGAAGGAACAGCGGCGGCTCGCGGAGGTGGAGGCGGCCCTGGATGCCCTCCACGCCCGGCTGGCCACCGTGGACGCCTGCCTGGCGGATCCCTCGGCCTTCCTGGCCTCCGATGGCCCCGGCCACCAGGCCCTCCGGGACCGGGAGGCGGTCCGGGCCGAGCAGGAAGTCCTTGAACTGGAATGGCTGGATCTGGAGGAGAAGCGCGGGGGGGCCTGA
- a CDS encoding MarR family winged helix-turn-helix transcriptional regulator encodes MTLQEELQLSKLPPPGVQLMLQLMLTREAVVRVQERLFEAHGLTIQQYNVLRIVRGGPVKGHPIYEIEGRMIYRFANVTRLVDRLEVQGLLKRVADPKDRRVSRVVITPKGRRLMERLDEPVESLSTSITSCCDESECLAMADQLERLREHCQQQDGMPEALVGAVN; translated from the coding sequence ATGACGCTACAGGAAGAACTCCAGTTGTCGAAGCTCCCGCCCCCGGGGGTCCAGCTGATGCTTCAGCTGATGCTCACGCGAGAGGCGGTGGTCCGGGTCCAGGAGCGGCTCTTCGAGGCGCATGGCCTCACCATCCAGCAATACAATGTCCTGCGCATCGTCCGCGGCGGCCCGGTGAAGGGCCATCCGATCTACGAGATCGAGGGGCGCATGATCTACCGGTTCGCCAATGTGACGCGGCTGGTGGATCGGCTTGAGGTGCAGGGCCTTCTGAAGCGCGTGGCGGATCCCAAGGATCGCCGCGTGAGCCGGGTAGTCATCACCCCGAAGGGCCGTCGCCTCATGGAGCGCCTGGATGAGCCCGTCGAGTCTCTCTCCACCTCCATCACCAGCTGCTGCGACGAGTCGGAATGCCTGGCCATGGCCGACCAGCTGGAGCGCCTGCGGGAGCACTGTCAGCAGCAGGACGGCATGCCGGAAGCCCTGGTGGGCGCCGTCAACTGA